In Aristaeella hokkaidonensis, the following are encoded in one genomic region:
- a CDS encoding helix-turn-helix transcriptional regulator: MKDQENRGKLFFWKKGPVAKTILYSYLIVLLLPLILTVLMTTTAVLQLQKENARHVESTSTELSRVFSAYVEEIQSNNTRLLISENTRQLSMVNPDSFSTSDILLLRDLQKQLPKATVTSEYIQSIYLCFLRSGTMMDPRSVYYNYNAAYMLKDRLGMSLPAWKSFLASVPKEIVTLITGDLDNKPHILIANRLSSHGGISDVIVVTEFRSETAVRLMDEFSENGGLYHTLVGENGAMLSASSVPPESGAMQEMLLPIGNSTRIDFQLKTETPKDRFLRQTLSLFFGYLVCALLFAIFGWFLIRYFTRRQYSPIEKLNASLLSSLSRSGAEAVHAANRNEYEMMSEAISVILQNHATSNLENERLQERVRTQLLQGILFGNVRKEEIILRHTENNGIRFVGKRFLVVLYAVEDVRREDQSPLLMQNAEALSRLDEIIRTAIDRLADNGSTRYAVEVEENVACIVSLPDSLPEEQIWKDTLTNVMQVRDFFRDTFGVILTAAVSSLHSGVVSITTCFRECREAADYMELIGTDVSVCRYDQIPAAASDTLSFPELLEKEKKLCRNLSTGDYLSAESTWPEVVDALSLRKCSPEEGRIRLLGVVNLMASSLGDLPSGVEDSVRHAFDIHSLRTVPNLDSMLARIRSALSSLASGASGEKDLPSVTKDLQFVDYVNANITDPSLSISVIADHFDMSPSYFSKRFKKASGENLLDYIHRERLRLAKEIMSERPDATLKEICDLVGYASPLTINRAFRKYEGITPSDYRSLLNR; encoded by the coding sequence ATGAAAGATCAGGAGAACCGTGGGAAGCTTTTCTTTTGGAAAAAAGGTCCCGTTGCCAAAACAATATTATACTCTTATCTCATCGTATTGCTCCTGCCCCTCATCCTGACCGTCCTGATGACAACCACCGCGGTGCTGCAGCTGCAGAAGGAAAACGCCCGTCACGTGGAATCCACTTCCACTGAGCTTTCCCGGGTGTTTTCTGCTTATGTGGAGGAAATCCAGTCCAACAACACCCGCCTGCTGATTTCCGAAAACACCAGGCAGCTTTCCATGGTCAATCCGGATTCCTTCTCCACCTCTGATATCCTGCTCCTGCGGGATTTGCAGAAGCAGCTTCCCAAAGCCACCGTCACTTCCGAATATATCCAGTCCATCTATCTCTGTTTCCTCCGCAGCGGCACTATGATGGATCCCCGTAGCGTCTATTATAACTATAATGCGGCCTATATGCTCAAGGATCGGCTGGGTATGTCCCTCCCGGCCTGGAAATCCTTCCTGGCCTCCGTTCCCAAGGAAATCGTAACGCTCATTACGGGGGACCTGGACAACAAGCCCCATATCCTGATTGCCAATCGCCTGTCCTCCCATGGCGGTATCTCGGACGTCATTGTAGTCACCGAGTTTCGGAGTGAAACCGCGGTCCGCCTGATGGATGAATTTTCCGAAAACGGCGGCCTGTATCATACCCTGGTCGGTGAAAACGGCGCCATGCTTTCCGCCTCCTCCGTTCCCCCCGAAAGCGGCGCCATGCAGGAGATGCTCCTGCCCATCGGCAACAGCACCAGAATTGATTTCCAGCTGAAAACAGAAACACCGAAGGACCGCTTCCTGCGCCAGACCCTGTCCCTCTTCTTCGGATACCTGGTCTGCGCGCTGCTTTTCGCGATTTTCGGCTGGTTCCTGATCCGCTATTTCACCCGGAGGCAGTATTCCCCGATTGAAAAGCTCAACGCCTCCCTGCTTTCCAGCCTCAGCCGTTCCGGTGCCGAAGCCGTGCACGCGGCGAACCGGAATGAATATGAGATGATGTCCGAGGCCATTTCAGTCATCCTGCAGAACCACGCCACCTCCAACCTGGAGAACGAGCGCCTGCAGGAACGGGTCCGCACCCAGCTGCTGCAGGGCATTCTTTTCGGCAACGTTCGGAAGGAGGAGATCATCCTCCGCCATACGGAAAACAACGGCATCCGTTTTGTGGGCAAACGCTTCCTGGTCGTGCTCTACGCCGTGGAGGATGTCCGGCGGGAGGATCAGTCTCCCCTGCTGATGCAGAACGCGGAAGCCCTCAGCCGCCTGGATGAGATCATCCGCACTGCCATTGACCGCCTGGCGGATAACGGCAGCACCCGCTACGCGGTGGAGGTTGAGGAAAATGTTGCCTGCATCGTTTCCCTGCCGGATTCCCTGCCCGAGGAGCAGATCTGGAAGGACACGCTCACCAACGTTATGCAGGTCCGGGACTTTTTCCGCGACACCTTCGGCGTTATCCTGACCGCAGCCGTCAGCAGCCTGCACAGCGGCGTCGTTTCCATCACCACCTGCTTCCGCGAATGCCGGGAGGCAGCGGATTATATGGAACTGATCGGTACGGACGTCTCCGTCTGTCGTTATGACCAGATTCCCGCCGCAGCCAGTGACACCCTGTCCTTCCCGGAACTGCTGGAAAAAGAGAAAAAGCTTTGCCGCAACCTGTCCACCGGTGATTATCTCTCCGCCGAATCCACCTGGCCGGAGGTCGTGGATGCCCTTTCGCTCCGTAAATGCTCCCCCGAGGAAGGCAGGATCCGCCTGTTGGGCGTTGTGAACCTGATGGCCTCCTCCCTGGGCGACCTGCCCTCCGGTGTGGAGGACAGTGTGCGCCATGCTTTTGATATCCATTCGCTCCGGACGGTGCCCAACCTGGACAGCATGCTGGCCCGGATCCGGTCGGCCCTTTCCTCCCTCGCCTCCGGCGCTTCAGGGGAAAAGGACCTGCCCTCCGTCACGAAGGACCTGCAGTTTGTGGATTATGTCAACGCCAACATCACCGATCCTTCCCTTTCCATCTCCGTCATTGCCGATCATTTTGACATGAGTCCTTCCTACTTCTCCAAGCGGTTTAAGAAAGCCTCTGGTGAAAACCTACTGGATTATATTCACCGGGAGCGGCTCCGTCTTGCCAAAGAGATCATGTCGGAGCGGCCGGATGCGACCCTGAAAGAAATCTGCGATCTCGTCGGTTACGCTTCTCCCCTGACCATCAACCGGGCCTTCCGGAAATATGAGGGCATTACCCCCTCTGATTACCGATCCCTGCTGAACCGCTGA